From Streptomyces zhihengii, the proteins below share one genomic window:
- a CDS encoding class I SAM-dependent methyltransferase, producing the protein MTHTGGFQDDDFWIEFYDFLFSEQRYTQAGELLDTSPLLSFPAGARVLDLCCGPGVFTVPLALRGIEVTGVDRSAALLERGRKRAADAGVAPRFTEADVLEYRAEGRYDVVLNMFTSFGYFEDPADNARVLRTMHDSLVPGGTLVLDVAGKELLARKVVPPKVVQRGDDLMVQTDTVLDDWARLRSDWVLVRGERVTRASLVWFVYSAVELRAMVREAGFGEVEVYGGFDGRPYDQDAERLLVRAVRTA; encoded by the coding sequence ATGACGCACACCGGCGGATTCCAGGACGACGACTTCTGGATCGAGTTCTACGACTTCCTCTTCTCCGAGCAGCGCTACACCCAGGCCGGGGAACTCCTCGACACCTCCCCCCTGCTGTCCTTCCCCGCCGGGGCACGTGTGCTCGACCTGTGCTGCGGCCCCGGAGTGTTCACCGTCCCCCTGGCGCTGCGGGGCATCGAGGTGACCGGTGTGGACCGCAGCGCGGCACTGCTGGAACGGGGACGAAAGCGTGCCGCCGACGCGGGCGTGGCACCCCGGTTCACCGAGGCGGACGTCCTGGAGTACCGGGCCGAGGGCCGGTACGACGTGGTCCTCAACATGTTCACGTCCTTCGGCTACTTCGAGGACCCGGCCGACAACGCCCGGGTGCTGCGCACCATGCACGACTCCCTGGTCCCGGGCGGGACCCTGGTGCTCGACGTGGCGGGCAAGGAGCTGCTCGCGCGCAAGGTCGTCCCGCCGAAGGTGGTGCAGCGCGGCGACGACCTGATGGTGCAGACGGACACGGTGCTCGACGACTGGGCCCGGCTGCGGAGCGACTGGGTGCTGGTGCGCGGTGAGCGGGTGACGCGGGCGAGCCTCGTGTGGTTCGTCTACAGCGCCGTCGAACTGCGGGCCATGGTCCGCGAGGCCGGTTTCGGCGAGGTCGAGGTGTACGGCGGCTTCGACGGCCGCCCCTACGACCAGGACGCGGAACGCCTCCTCGTGCGGGCTGTCCGGACGGCCTGA
- a CDS encoding ferric reductase-like transmembrane domain-containing protein → MQPEVTQQSAGRAGTTEESGARPGGRVTLRGDLRAALPDAAAAVVITGAVFLFLYFRMKEGVGDTVAVMPFMDDPDTYWMYLLSQAFGWSGLLWAWGTVMLGLLLSGPGTGRLPVSHATLERWHRTTSLTTMALMAAHALMFMAELVRYEAAMGWAERIWAGFADSFVPGWYDSGTGQIAIPVGQAALYLAVPLGLLFYVRHRIGANTWRRLHRFVIVVYVLSVWHTLLYGTNVWYGDWPRTMLWILQLPVAVLLLVRLLRPARRGERLGAPSGRQAVGWTLRVAGRVLVLAVVVGILAVTFSGRDGGRPRPADPPAAALHEHEDG, encoded by the coding sequence CGGCACAACAGAGGAGTCGGGTGCACGGCCCGGTGGGCGCGTCACACTGCGAGGTGACCTGCGTGCGGCACTGCCGGACGCGGCTGCCGCCGTGGTGATCACCGGGGCCGTGTTCCTCTTCCTGTACTTCCGGATGAAGGAGGGTGTGGGCGACACCGTCGCGGTGATGCCCTTCATGGACGACCCCGACACCTACTGGATGTATCTGCTCAGCCAGGCGTTCGGCTGGTCGGGACTGCTCTGGGCCTGGGGCACGGTGATGCTGGGGCTCCTGCTGTCCGGACCGGGTACGGGCAGGCTGCCGGTGTCCCACGCCACCCTGGAGCGCTGGCACCGCACCACCAGCCTCACCACCATGGCGCTGATGGCCGCGCACGCCCTGATGTTCATGGCCGAACTGGTGCGGTACGAGGCCGCGATGGGCTGGGCGGAACGCATATGGGCGGGCTTCGCGGACAGCTTCGTCCCCGGCTGGTACGACTCCGGCACCGGTCAGATCGCGATTCCCGTCGGACAGGCCGCTCTGTACCTCGCCGTGCCGCTCGGCCTCCTCTTCTACGTACGGCACCGCATCGGCGCCAACACGTGGCGCAGACTCCACCGGTTCGTCATCGTCGTCTACGTGCTCAGTGTCTGGCACACCCTGCTCTACGGCACCAACGTCTGGTACGGGGACTGGCCGCGCACCATGCTGTGGATCCTCCAACTTCCCGTAGCCGTGCTGCTCCTCGTCCGGCTTCTGCGCCCGGCACGGCGGGGCGAGCGGCTCGGCGCCCCCAGCGGCCGGCAGGCGGTCGGCTGGACCCTGCGTGTCGCGGGCCGGGTCCTCGTCCTCGCCGTCGTGGTCGGCATCCTCGCCGTGACGTTCTCGGGACGGGACGGCGGCAGGCCGCGGCCCGCCGATCCACCGGCGGCGGCACTCCACGAGCACGAGGACGGCTGA